A section of the Gloeobacter violaceus PCC 7421 genome encodes:
- a CDS encoding YsnF/AvaK domain-containing protein, translating to MQSANLPPTANATVAGLFNDRRSADVAVRELQAAGFAGNQIEQFFAPQGAKANEGGFFDSIAGFFGDTSARGSVQAAPNAYDRLVAMGLDADDAQELQDRIEGGGVLVLLRAGNKAMEALEVLKRNGASPAQLDLQGDTAPVPDAKRQAVDTTTEAPQRIQLLKEVLRVNKERVKSGEIRLRKEVVSETQTVEVPLMHEEVVIERRTVTDGEAAVGEIGSGETIRVPVSEERVIVDKRAVVSEEVTVGKRDVQETEQVTDTVRHEELRTDTEGEVIMDSEKRRVPPAK from the coding sequence ATGCAAAGTGCCAATCTGCCCCCAACCGCCAACGCAACGGTTGCCGGCTTGTTCAACGACCGCCGCAGTGCGGATGTGGCCGTTCGGGAGTTGCAGGCCGCCGGTTTTGCAGGCAATCAGATCGAGCAGTTTTTTGCGCCACAGGGCGCAAAAGCCAACGAAGGCGGCTTTTTTGATTCAATAGCCGGCTTTTTTGGGGACACTTCCGCACGCGGGAGTGTCCAGGCAGCGCCAAACGCCTACGATCGCTTAGTAGCAATGGGCCTCGATGCGGACGACGCCCAAGAACTTCAAGACCGCATTGAAGGCGGCGGTGTGCTCGTACTTCTGCGCGCCGGCAACAAGGCGATGGAGGCTCTTGAGGTTCTCAAGCGCAACGGTGCCTCCCCGGCCCAGTTGGACCTGCAGGGCGACACCGCCCCCGTACCCGACGCGAAGCGTCAGGCCGTTGACACGACTACCGAGGCGCCTCAGCGCATTCAACTGCTCAAGGAAGTGCTGCGCGTCAACAAAGAGCGCGTGAAGAGCGGCGAAATCCGCCTGCGCAAGGAAGTCGTCTCCGAAACGCAAACAGTCGAGGTGCCACTCATGCACGAGGAAGTCGTCATTGAGCGCCGCACGGTTACGGATGGGGAAGCGGCCGTCGGCGAAATCGGCTCTGGTGAGACCATCCGGGTGCCCGTCAGCGAGGAGCGGGTCATCGTCGACAAGCGCGCCGTGGTTTCTGAGGAAGTCACCGTCGGCAAGCGCGATGTCCAGGAAACCGAGCAGGTCACCGATACCGTCCGGCACGAAGAGCTGCGCACGGACACCGAGGGTGAGGTAATTATGGACAGCGAAAAACGGCGTGTTCCCCCTGCCAAATAA
- a CDS encoding YsnF/AvaK domain-containing protein, producing MTSLEDHEAAKSYGDVQLPSSQAVGQRLIAGLFAKREAAEQAVRDLQEAGFGEEQIGVAFPGESAASDSKQFQDLPTVTATGGAVGGGVLGGLLGLLAGIGVLSVPGVGPMVAGGLLASVFAGLGLGAAGGSLLGALVGTGFSEAEAQHLESGVRSGASLVTIRSGGRVLEALAILERNGADTGPRAVSQPPLPFSAAEAPFIETDSPKQERLELLTERAFIRKERVYLGEITVRKETITELRTIEVPVTREELVVERRPTTESGAVAPVEEVVRIVLSEEQVSYQTRKVLKEAVSIEWHTTIEKKQIEVTLQREELRFDVEGKARVGTVDIPEAGEVDSASV from the coding sequence ATGACTTCGTTGGAAGATCATGAAGCAGCGAAAAGCTACGGCGATGTCCAACTGCCGTCGTCGCAAGCGGTGGGTCAGCGGCTTATTGCCGGCTTGTTCGCCAAGCGCGAAGCCGCCGAACAGGCAGTCAGAGATTTGCAAGAAGCCGGCTTTGGCGAGGAGCAGATCGGTGTGGCGTTTCCTGGTGAGTCGGCCGCGTCGGATTCTAAGCAATTTCAGGATCTGCCCACAGTCACGGCCACAGGTGGCGCGGTCGGCGGCGGTGTGTTGGGTGGATTGTTGGGACTGCTTGCCGGTATCGGTGTTCTGAGTGTGCCGGGGGTCGGTCCGATGGTCGCCGGAGGTTTGCTGGCCTCCGTGTTTGCCGGGTTGGGTCTTGGAGCGGCCGGCGGCAGTTTGTTGGGCGCTTTGGTCGGCACCGGTTTTTCGGAGGCGGAAGCGCAACACTTGGAGAGCGGTGTACGCTCCGGAGCTTCACTGGTGACGATACGCTCCGGCGGCAGGGTTCTAGAAGCACTTGCCATTCTTGAGAGAAACGGCGCGGATACGGGGCCGAGAGCAGTATCGCAGCCACCGTTGCCCTTTTCTGCTGCAGAAGCCCCCTTCATCGAGACCGATTCACCGAAGCAGGAGCGCTTGGAGCTGCTTACAGAACGGGCTTTTATCCGCAAGGAGAGAGTTTATTTAGGCGAGATTACGGTGCGCAAGGAGACGATTACAGAGCTCAGGACCATTGAGGTTCCCGTCACGCGGGAGGAGCTGGTGGTTGAGCGCCGTCCTACGACCGAATCGGGTGCGGTGGCGCCGGTGGAGGAGGTGGTACGGATTGTCCTGAGCGAGGAGCAAGTCTCCTATCAGACTAGAAAAGTCCTCAAAGAAGCAGTCTCGATTGAGTGGCACACCACCATCGAGAAGAAGCAGATTGAGGTGACTCTGCAGCGTGAAGAACTGCGATTCGATGTCGAAGGTAAAGCGCGGGTCGGTACCGTTGACATTCCTGAAGCCGGCGAAGTGGATTCTGCTTCAGTCTAG
- a CDS encoding TerC family protein, with protein MEWLSDPNTWISFLTLAVLEIVLGIDNIVFISILASKLPKEQQASARQIGLLLALGSRILLLFSISWLATLTQPLFGLLGFEFSGRDLILIGGGLFLIGKATFEIHNKLEGEEEHAKVGPAASYASVLIQIMIIDLVFSLDSVITAVGLAERLEVMIAAVVVAVLFMLAFVNIISDFVDRHPTIKMLALAFLVLIGVNLLADGFGQHIPKGYTYFAMAFSVGVEMLNLRLRGKAAPQPVQLRNTPRDESRPAEAATPGGGSEKAP; from the coding sequence ATGGAATGGCTATCGGATCCGAACACGTGGATCAGTTTTCTCACCCTGGCGGTGCTGGAAATTGTTCTAGGTATCGATAACATCGTCTTTATCTCGATTCTGGCGAGCAAGCTGCCCAAAGAGCAGCAGGCGTCCGCCCGGCAAATCGGTCTGTTGCTGGCCCTCGGCTCGCGCATCCTGTTGCTCTTCTCGATCAGCTGGCTTGCCACCCTCACCCAACCGTTGTTCGGGCTATTGGGATTCGAATTTTCCGGGCGGGACCTGATTCTCATCGGCGGCGGTCTGTTTCTCATCGGCAAAGCCACCTTCGAAATTCACAACAAGCTCGAAGGGGAGGAGGAGCACGCCAAGGTGGGTCCGGCCGCCTCCTATGCTTCGGTGCTCATCCAGATCATGATCATCGATTTGGTATTCTCCCTCGACTCGGTGATTACGGCGGTGGGTCTGGCCGAGCGGCTGGAGGTGATGATCGCCGCGGTGGTGGTCGCAGTGCTCTTTATGCTCGCCTTCGTCAACATTATCAGCGACTTCGTCGATCGACATCCAACCATCAAGATGCTGGCGCTCGCCTTCCTGGTACTCATCGGCGTGAATTTGCTTGCCGACGGCTTTGGTCAGCACATCCCCAAGGGCTACACCTACTTCGCCATGGCCTTCTCGGTGGGGGTGGAAATGCTTAATTTGCGCCTGCGCGGCAAAGCGGCACCGCAGCCGGTGCAATTGCGCAATACCCCCCGCGACGAGAGCCGCCCGGCCGAAGCCGCCACCCCGGGTGGGGGCAGTGAGAAAGCACCGTAG
- the psb30 gene encoding photosystem II reaction center protein Ycf12/Psb30, whose product MNTLISLLLLTLIMLAGPAVIALWYFRGRQV is encoded by the coding sequence ATGAACACGCTCATCAGCCTGCTTTTGCTCACGCTTATCATGTTGGCCGGTCCGGCGGTGATCGCCCTGTGGTACTTCCGGGGGCGTCAGGTCTAA
- a CDS encoding proline dehydrogenase family protein: MELPPFQETRVLTVDPIESETQRIGQSLLAAPQQSRFSFFERSFWDEKLLEWAMADDELRVQLFRFIDCLPALKTNREVASHLQEYLGSVKLPGPLAKALDFADPGSPAAAVATLGLRQGISQMARRFICGENLKTAVKTIEKLRSQNMAVSLDLLGEAVVSEAEAEVYQRRYLELLSDLHAAQSRWPVIDQIDRADGQLLPRVHFALKLTSLYSQFDAIDPATTGRNVKARLRPILRKARELGAFVHIDMEQSQHKDLILQIFKEVMVEADFRDWIDTGICLQAYLRSAELDAANVIAWSKERGYPVTVRLVKGAYWDGEVIRAAQQRWPVPVFTRKADTDAQYEKVLHLLMENHRSVHIAVGSHNARTVALAIALARRNRVPRRAFEVQMLYGMADHLKAGVAQQGERLRVYAPYGELLPGMAYLIRRLLENTANTSFLRQSVRPGSDVVRLLAPPAASGEAAPSLMGSEFVNAPDRDFAVAAEREKLAAGLAEVRTCFGQTYWPVVGGKARRGLPTLSVPNPAEPGTVLGALGLADAELADEAVKVAHTAWLSWSKTTPEARARLLGRLAELMEQQRSALTAWIVYETGKPWRESDADVSEAIDFCRYYGRQILKLTAQAQHRDVPGETNGYHYRSRGVAAVIAPWNFPLAILTGMTTAALATGNTVIMKPAEQSSIVAAQLMRLCEQAGFAAGVVNYLPGRGEVVGAKLVAHPQVHLIAFTGSLAVGQRILAEASMVRPGQRHLKRVIAELGGKNAIIVDSDADLDQAVVGVVQSAFGYSGQKCSACSRLIVLEGIYDVFIERLVQATRSLIVGNPAQPATYTGPVIARDACERIRGVIEDAKGRHRLVLEVDVSHLGEGYFIGPTIFADVDPQSSLAQEEIFGPVLAVIKARDFEHAIEIANGTSFALTGGLFSRSPRHIAEARERFEVGNLYINRKITAALVDRQPFGGFRLSGVGSKAGGPDYLLQFVEPVTVTENIQRQGFAPLPGEL, translated from the coding sequence ATGGAATTGCCGCCATTCCAGGAAACTCGCGTGCTCACCGTCGATCCGATCGAATCCGAAACCCAGCGCATCGGCCAATCGCTGCTCGCTGCCCCCCAGCAGAGTCGTTTTTCATTTTTTGAGCGTTCTTTTTGGGACGAGAAGCTGCTGGAGTGGGCGATGGCGGACGACGAGCTGCGCGTGCAGCTGTTTCGCTTTATCGACTGCCTGCCTGCCCTCAAGACCAATCGCGAGGTGGCTTCCCACCTGCAGGAGTACCTGGGGTCGGTGAAGCTGCCCGGGCCGCTGGCCAAGGCGCTCGATTTTGCCGACCCGGGTTCTCCGGCGGCGGCGGTGGCGACGTTGGGCTTGCGCCAGGGCATCAGCCAGATGGCCCGCCGCTTTATCTGCGGCGAGAATCTCAAAACCGCCGTCAAGACGATCGAGAAGTTGCGTTCTCAGAACATGGCCGTCTCGCTGGACTTGCTCGGTGAGGCGGTGGTCTCGGAGGCGGAAGCCGAGGTGTATCAGCGGCGCTACTTGGAGTTGCTGAGCGATCTGCACGCCGCCCAATCGCGCTGGCCGGTGATCGACCAAATCGACCGGGCGGACGGACAATTGCTGCCCCGGGTGCATTTCGCCCTCAAACTCACCTCGCTCTACAGCCAGTTCGACGCTATCGACCCCGCCACTACAGGCCGCAACGTCAAGGCGCGCCTGCGGCCGATTTTGCGGAAGGCGCGGGAGTTGGGCGCCTTCGTGCACATCGACATGGAGCAATCCCAACACAAAGACCTGATCTTGCAGATTTTTAAAGAGGTCATGGTCGAAGCGGATTTTCGCGATTGGATCGACACCGGTATCTGTCTGCAGGCGTACCTGCGCTCCGCCGAACTCGATGCGGCCAATGTCATCGCCTGGTCAAAAGAACGCGGCTATCCGGTCACTGTGCGCCTGGTCAAAGGTGCCTACTGGGACGGCGAAGTCATCCGCGCAGCCCAGCAGCGCTGGCCTGTGCCGGTCTTTACCCGCAAGGCCGATACCGACGCGCAGTACGAAAAAGTCCTGCACCTGCTGATGGAGAATCATCGGAGTGTGCACATCGCGGTGGGCAGCCACAACGCCCGCACGGTGGCTTTGGCGATTGCCCTGGCTCGCCGGAACCGGGTACCGCGCCGGGCCTTTGAAGTGCAGATGCTCTACGGGATGGCGGACCACCTCAAGGCGGGAGTGGCGCAGCAGGGAGAGCGATTGCGGGTGTACGCGCCCTACGGAGAGCTGTTGCCCGGGATGGCGTATCTGATTCGCCGGTTGTTGGAGAACACGGCGAACACGTCGTTTTTGCGCCAGAGTGTGCGTCCGGGCAGCGATGTGGTGCGGTTACTGGCCCCCCCCGCTGCGAGCGGCGAGGCGGCGCCGAGCCTGATGGGCAGCGAATTTGTCAATGCACCGGATCGAGATTTTGCGGTGGCGGCGGAGCGCGAGAAGCTGGCGGCTGGGCTGGCCGAGGTGCGCACCTGTTTTGGACAGACGTACTGGCCGGTGGTGGGAGGTAAAGCGCGCAGAGGTTTGCCCACGCTCTCGGTCCCCAACCCGGCTGAACCTGGGACCGTCCTGGGAGCGCTCGGTCTTGCCGACGCTGAATTGGCCGACGAAGCGGTCAAAGTTGCCCACACCGCCTGGCTTAGTTGGAGCAAAACCACCCCCGAAGCGCGCGCCCGACTGCTTGGGCGCCTCGCCGAACTGATGGAACAACAGCGTTCCGCCCTCACCGCCTGGATCGTCTACGAGACCGGCAAACCCTGGCGCGAATCCGACGCCGACGTCTCAGAAGCGATCGACTTCTGCCGCTACTACGGCCGGCAAATCCTCAAGCTCACCGCCCAGGCCCAGCACCGCGACGTGCCGGGCGAAACCAACGGCTACCACTACCGCTCGCGGGGGGTGGCGGCGGTGATCGCTCCGTGGAATTTTCCGCTCGCCATCCTCACCGGCATGACCACCGCGGCGCTTGCCACAGGCAATACCGTGATCATGAAACCGGCCGAGCAGTCATCGATTGTGGCCGCTCAACTGATGCGGCTGTGCGAGCAAGCCGGTTTTGCGGCCGGGGTGGTCAACTACCTGCCGGGCAGGGGCGAGGTGGTCGGAGCGAAGCTGGTGGCGCACCCGCAGGTGCATTTGATTGCTTTCACCGGTTCGCTTGCGGTCGGTCAGCGGATTTTGGCCGAGGCGAGCATGGTGCGTCCGGGTCAGCGCCACCTCAAGCGGGTGATTGCGGAGTTGGGAGGTAAGAACGCGATCATCGTCGACAGCGACGCGGATCTCGACCAGGCGGTCGTGGGGGTGGTGCAATCGGCGTTCGGCTACAGCGGCCAGAAGTGCTCGGCCTGTTCGCGGCTGATTGTGCTCGAAGGGATTTACGACGTCTTTATCGAACGGCTCGTCCAGGCCACCCGCTCGCTCATCGTGGGCAATCCCGCACAGCCCGCCACCTACACCGGCCCGGTGATTGCCCGCGACGCCTGCGAGCGCATCCGTGGCGTCATCGAAGATGCCAAGGGTCGCCATCGCCTGGTGTTGGAGGTAGATGTCTCTCACCTGGGCGAGGGGTACTTTATCGGGCCGACCATCTTCGCGGACGTCGATCCGCAATCGTCACTGGCCCAGGAAGAAATCTTCGGCCCGGTGCTCGCCGTCATCAAAGCCCGCGACTTCGAGCACGCCATCGAGATTGCCAACGGCACCAGCTTTGCTTTGACCGGCGGCCTCTTCTCGCGCAGCCCGAGGCACATTGCCGAAGCGCGCGAGCGCTTTGAAGTGGGCAATCTGTACATCAACCGCAAGATCACCGCAGCTTTGGTGGACCGGCAGCCCTTCGGGGGCTTCCGCCTTTCGGGCGTCGGCTCGAAGGCGGGGGGACCGGACTACCTGCTGCAATTTGTCGAGCCGGTGACGGTGACGGAAAACATCCAGCGCCAGGGCTTCGCACCTCTGCCGGGCGAGCTGTAG